Proteins encoded together in one Penaeus vannamei isolate JL-2024 chromosome 9, ASM4276789v1, whole genome shotgun sequence window:
- the LOC113827299 gene encoding solute carrier family 22 member 6 has product MAASDDGLDTLLTQLGIGRWTYLHFAASTMVPALLPTFLIGSEFINPTPSFTCNIPEDNFTFPVNGSECSMLHVEEGEAVTVPCSSFTYDTSVFHSTVSTEWDLVCKNEFLSPLFQTIYTAGCFVGSILGGVAANRYGRRWAVRVGAVMTVFWAAILSISPWLILVFASRFILGIFNTIMVYPAFMLTMEVCVPYLRSTVGVLLALPYAIMMIVLAGIAYGIRDWRILQAVGSIPSLLLVPLAFLVDESPRWLLVNGHLDETVKVLERAAALNRSDRGELPPIEAAVNKIHDRLSGSKPTAARHSAESPNPATQHPDGLQNGVSVDRAEGTSGVNKPLGIADGFGAWWAGPVALVRTGVMRRLSLVLVVIWLLQGIVYLGLPLSANAFSSPFLYMALMGAVEVPAYSVSAPITQRLGRRPVICFCLISCGLLLLSLLLLEMYGIKEEWVDLLLVLLSYLMVCTSYQVNFLYAPELLPTTIRPWGTAMCTLSAYIGFSIPPFITDYLAYSYPWLPSAVFGCSAFVAGLLVTFLPETNGKPMMETVADLQLRLSKNSLQHKSNEIKLSISGVKSHSGEKNFTQVVRVKKNWTDNYDAKDV; this is encoded by the exons TCCCTGCCTTGCTGCCAACGTTCCTTATAGGGAGTGAATTTATCAACCCGACGCCTTCCTTCACTTGCAACATACCTGAAGACAACTTTACCTTCCCTGTTAATGG GTCAGAGTGCTCGATGTTACACGTGGAGGAGGGCGAGGCGGTGACGGTTCCGTGTTCCAGCTTCACGTATGACACCTCTGTGTTCCATTCCACCGTGTCCACTGAG TGGGACCTCGTATGCAAGAACGAGTTCCTGTCGCCGCTTTTCCAGACCATCTACACGGCCGGCTGTTTCGTCGGCTCAATCCTCGGGGGCGTGGCCGCGAACAG AtacgggcggcggtgggcggtaCGAGTGGGCGCCGTTATGACGGTGTTTTGGGCGGCCATTCTGTCCATATCGCCTTGGCTCATTCTTGTCTTCGCTTCTCGCTTCATTCTGGGAATCTTCAATACCATCATGGTCTACCCGGCGTTCATGTTGA CCATGGAGGTGTGCGTGCCGTACCTGAGGTCCACCGTGGGGGTCCTGTTGGCGCTCCCGTACGCCATTATGATGATCGTCCTGGCCGGCATCGCCTACGGCATTCGGGACTGGAGGATTCTGCAGGCGGTTGGATCCATTCCCTCGCTCCTGCTGGTGCCGCTTGCCTT TTTGGTGGACGAGTCTCCGCGCTGGCTCTTGGTGAACGGGCACCTGGACGAGACGGTGAAGGTCCTCGAGCGCGCCGCCGCCCTCAACCGAAGCGACAGGGGGGAGTTGCCGCCCATTGAGGCCGCGGTGAACAAGATTCACGAT AGATTATCCGGTTCGAAGCCCACGGCAGCCAGGCACAGCGCGGAGAGCCCAAACCCCGCCACCCAGCACCCAGACGGCCTTCAGAACGGCGTCAGCGTCGATAGAGCAGAAGGCACTTCGGGGGTCAACAAACCTCTAGGCATCGCTGACGGCTTTGGCGCTTGGTGGGCGGGACCCGTGGCCTTGGTCCGCACGGGCGTGATGAGGCGCCTCTCCCTGGTGCTCGTGGTGATCTGGCTCCTGCAGGGCATCGTTTACCTGGGTCTTCCTCTCAGCGCCAACGCCTTCAG TTCCCCCTTCCTATACATGGCACTCATGGGTGCCGTGGAAGTGCCAGCTTACAGTGTTTCCGCGCCGATCACGCAGCGCCTCGGGAGGCGTCCGGTCATCTGCTTCTGCTTAATCAGCTGTGGTCTCCTGCTACTCAGTTTGCTGCTGCTCGAGATGTACGGTATTAAAGAAG AATGGGTCGATTTACTGCTCGTTCTACTGAGCTATCTTATGGTGTGCACGTCTTATCAG GTAAACTTCCTCTACGCACCTGAGCTCCTGCCGACCACCATAAGGCCCTGGGGAACGGCCATGTGCACGCTGTCTGCTTACATCGGCTTCAGCATTCCACCTTTCATCACAGATTACctg GCCTACAGCTACCCCTGGCTCCCCTCCGCTGTGTTCGGCTGCTCCGCCTTCGTCGCCGGCCTCCTCGTCACCTTCCTCCCAGAGACAAATGGCAAACCGATGATGGAGACCGTGGCAGACCTCCAGCTCCGCCTCTCCAAGAACAGCTTACAACACAAGAGCAACGAAATAAAACTCAGCATCAGCGGTGTTAAATCTCATTC aGGAGAGAAGAATTTCACTCAGGTCGTGCGAGTGAAAAAGAACTGGACAGATAATTACGACGCGAAAGATGTATGA